A stretch of the Aegilops tauschii subsp. strangulata cultivar AL8/78 chromosome 4, Aet v6.0, whole genome shotgun sequence genome encodes the following:
- the LOC141021775 gene encoding uncharacterized protein, with the protein MCYSDSDLVVQQSSGEWDTRDANMASYHFLIPQLFDFFDGCEFLHVPQMDNEAADALANIGSSRFPGERGSPMDETEARQVQCRASTYNIINNELVKRNSTGVFQHCVEQDKGIEILLDIHQGECGHHAASRSLVAKAFHHGFYWPTTLQDAESLVLKCEGCHRFRKRSN; encoded by the exons ATGTGCTACAGCGACTCAGATCTGGTGGTGCAGCAGAGCTCCGGCGAGTGGGACACCCGCGACgccaacatggcaagctaccacTTCCTCATCCCGCAGTTGTTCGACTTCTTCGAcggctgcgagttcctccacgtcccACAAATGGACAATGAAGCCGCCGATGCACTAGCCAATATTGGCTCATCCCG TTTTCCTGGAGAACGGGGTTCTCCCATGGACGAGACCGAAGCCCGGCAAGTGCAGTGTCGGGCGTCCACCTAcaacatcatcaacaacgagctcgtcaagcgCAACTCTACGGGTGTTTTCCAGCACTGCGTCGAACAAGACAAGGGCATTGAGATCCTCCTCGATATACACCAGGGCGAGTGCGGGCACCACGCCGCCTCAAGGTCCCTAGTGGCCAAGGCTTTCCACcatggtttctactggcccactaCCCTCCAAGACGCCGagtcgcttgtcctcaagtgtgagggatgccatcgcttcagaAAGCGCAGCAACTAG